The Pelagicoccus enzymogenes region TCGTTTCCGCAAAGTAGCAACGCTCCAAACCATGGTCCGACAAGCGGCCACCCATCTCGTGGAAGAAGGTGTGGCGAGCCTTCAGGGCGGAGAGCAAGTCCGCGAGGCTTGAGATTTCGCTGCCGACGACGCCTGCAAGCTTGTCGACCCAAGCATTGAACTGCTCAGCTTGGTCCACGTTCAAGGCTTTATCCGGGCGGAACGTCGGGACCACCTTCGTATCCAAACCTTGACCACGAATGACTTCGTGATTCGCCAAATCATCCGTCGGATCGTCCGTCGTACCGACGACCTTGACCTTGAAGTTCTTGAGAATTCCGTGGGCGCTGAGGTCCTCGGACTTCAGCTTCTCGTTGGCCGCATCCCAGATCTCCTTCGCCGACTCCTCATTGATGAGGACGTCGATATCGAAGTAGCGCTTCAATTCCAGATGACTCCAATGGTACAGCGGATTTCGCAGCGTATGCGGCACGGTACGGCACCAAGCGAGAAACTTGTCGTAGGGCTCGGCCTCCCCTGTGCAATAGGCTTCACTCACCCCATTGCTGCGCATCGCCCGCCACTTGTAGTGGTCGCCCTCCAACCAAATCTCAGCGAGATTTGAGAAGCGACGGTTGTTCGCCACATCCTGCGGAGGCAGGTGGCAATGGTAATCGTAAATGGGCTCGTCCCTAGCGTAAGTGTGGTAGAGCTCGCGAGCAGCGTCCGTCTGGAGGAGGAAATCGTCGTGAATGAATGACATTGTTACGGGAAAACGGAGGTT contains the following coding sequences:
- the uxaC gene encoding glucuronate isomerase codes for the protein MSFIHDDFLLQTDAARELYHTYARDEPIYDYHCHLPPQDVANNRRFSNLAEIWLEGDHYKWRAMRSNGVSEAYCTGEAEPYDKFLAWCRTVPHTLRNPLYHWSHLELKRYFDIDVLINEESAKEIWDAANEKLKSEDLSAHGILKNFKVKVVGTTDDPTDDLANHEVIRGQGLDTKVVPTFRPDKALNVDQAEQFNAWVDKLAGVVGSEISSLADLLSALKARHTFFHEMGGRLSDHGLERCYFAETSEVEVSAIFDKARGGSDASVAEKEAFAFYVMREVGRWNAERGWTMQLHVGAIRNNNARMFRNLGPDTGFDSIGDFPQVQTMSRFLNSLDTTGQLPKTVIYNLNWSDNYAMATMLGNFQDGTIAGKIQLGSGWWFLDQKEGMIAQMNALSNLGLLSRFVGMLTDSRSFLSYPRHEYFRRILCDLLGQDIVSGEVPNDLKLVGQMVKNICFGNADEYFGVLK